Below is a genomic region from Scomber scombrus chromosome 3, fScoSco1.1, whole genome shotgun sequence.
TAGGGAttgcattgattgattgaattagCAGTTGATGAATATATACGTCAAATCAGGCATTTGAGGCCCATTGTCTAAGATATATGGGTGATGCATTGGCAAGCGTTAAACTGCCAGTAAATCTGTTAAACTAAGTGAAAAATCAAGACAGTTATTCAGTTGGATGCTTCAGTAATGAGAGGCTTCAGACTGGTTGGTTACATTAACAAAACATCAGCTTCTGAAAACCCCTGTCCTCTTGTTACAGTGTCATGTGTACTTTGGTATTCCTTATGACTGATTACACTGGATTATTGCATCTGTACACAGATGTAGAGAGCCTTTATTGGCTGTaaaaagctgctgattgatggGTGTTTTTCAGtagtttgcttttttccccttccagGCTGAGGTCTTCCCTTATCCAGAAATTGGAAATGAAGAAGTGGACGAGATCAACCAGCTTGTTGCACCAGTGGAAAAATTCTTCAGTGAAGAAGGTGAGAGAGATCTGATGAATTCAAGGCATAAAGAGAACAGCACTTGTCTGGTTTCATATACTGGTTTTAAAAgtcagaagaaaagaaaatacatttatacacacgcatacataGGGCAGTAAAGCCAAACTCAACAAAACACAAGGGTTAATTCGGATGTATTAAAGTCTTGTAGTCTGTTGCCACTGTGTGTCTGGATGAACTGATGAGGACAGACTGGTATTGGTGATTTCAGTTGACTCATCGAGGATTGACCGGGAAGCCAAAATCCCTCCAGAGACTTTGAATGGGTTGAAAGAGCTTGGGCTGTTTGGAGTCCAGATTCCTGAAGAGTATGGTAAGATGCTTGTGACCTCAACTTTTCAAATATCCAACAAACACAATTTAGTTTTCATTAAATGTACTCGATGACAATAGTTGTCAAAAACACTTTGCATGTTATCTGTAGGTTGTAGATGTTAGCTCCATGGTTACCACTTTAAAACTGAAACAGAGATGTAAGCAAAAAATTGCAAGCAACTGTAATAAGGAATTGTAACAatgctgttttatgtttaacacatttattataaattCTATCTTCATACCATTACCActgacaagtgtgtgtgtgtgtatatatatatatatatatatatacactaccgttcaaaagtttggggtcaccCAAACAATTTAGTGTTTTCCATGAAAAGTCACACTTATTCACCACCATACGttgtgaaatgaatagaaaatagagtCAAGACATTGACAAGgttagaaataatgatttgtatttgaaataagatttttttttacatcaaactttGCTTTCGTCAAAGAATCCTCCATTTGCATTACAGCATTGCAGACCTTTGGCATTCTAGCTGTTAATTTGTTGAGGTAATCTGGAGAAATTGCACCCCACGCTTCCAGAAGCAGCTCCCACAAGTTGGATTGGTTGGATGGGCACTTCTTGCGTACCATACGGTCAAGCTGCTCCCACAACAGCTCAATGGGGTTCAGATCTGCTGACTGCGCTGGCCACTCCATTACCGATAGAATACCAGCTGCCTGCTTCTGCTCTAAATAGTCATTGCACAATTTGGAGGTGTGtttagggtcattgtcctgttgtaGGATGAAATTGGCTCCAATCAAGCGCTGTCCACTGGATATGGCATGGCGTTGCAAAATGGAGTGATAGCCTTCCTTATTCAGAATCCATTTTACCCTGTACAAATCTCCCACCTTACCAGCACCAAAGCATCCCCAGACCATCACATTACCTCCACCATGCTTAACAGATGGCGTCAGGCATTCTTccagcatcttttcatttgttctacGTCTCACAAACGTTCTTCTTTGTGATCCAAACACCTCAAACTTGGATTTATCCGTccacaacacttttttccagtcttcctctgtccaatgtctgtgttcttttgcccatcttaatctttttcttttattggccagtctcaaatatggctttttctttgccactctGCCCTGAAGCCCAGAATCCTGCAGCCGCCTCTTCACTGTAGATGTTGACACTGGTGTTTTGCCGGTACTATTTAATGAAGATGCCAGTTGGGGACCTGTGAGGCGTCTGTTTCTCAAACTAGAGACTCTATTGTACTTATCTTCTTGCTCAGTTGTGCAACGCGGcctcccacttctttttctactctggTTAGAGCCTGTTTGTGCTGTCCTCTGAAGGGAGTAGTACACACCGTTGTAGGAAATCTTCAATTTCTTAGCAATTTCTCGCATGGAATAGCCTTCATTTCCAAGAACAAGAATAGACTGTTGAGTTTCCGATGAAAGTTCTCTTTTTCTGGCCATTTTGAGCGTTTAATTGACCCCACAAATGTGATGCTCCAGAAACTCAATCTGCTCAAAGGAAGGTCAGTTTTGTAGCTTCTGTAACGAGCTAAACTGTTTTCAGATGTGTGAACATGATTGCACAAGGGTTTTCTAATCATCAATTAGCCTTCTGAGccaatgagcaaacacattgtACCATTAGAACACTGGAGTgatagttgctggaaatgggCCTCTATACACCTATGTAGATATTGCAccaaaaaccagacatttgcagctagaatagtcatttaccacattagcaatgtatagagtgtatttctttaaagttaagactagtttaaagttatcttcattgaaaaatacagtgcttttccttcaaaaataaggacatttcaatgtgaccccaaacttttgaacggtagtgtatatataaaatcaataattaCTATTTTAGTACAACTGAACGCTGAACAAGATTTTCTAAGGTTACTGAAATCTTACAATTAACTTTCAGGATCTGAAAATAAACTGTGAAATAATGGCATCCACACCTATACTCTATGAATCTGGGGTTATGTCATGGTTATGTTACATAATCAATGTTGTCACAGTAGTAGCAACTTTTCAGTCCCAAAGTATTCACACCCTAAAGCAGACCCTGCTTTATTGACTATTTCACTTTAAGAGGGACCATAacttacaaaatgaacatcatgttGTATTCAAGAAGATTTAAAGTTAGTGATTGAGACTATAAACTCATTTAgaaagtgtttactgaggtaataaatcaagtgagaagttgggtTATTTTCTCGTCGACTTCAATACAATCAGGTTTCATTGTGTAACCAAtagagtcgccccctgctggtcattTGAAATAATGCAGATTTTAAGGCACTTCAGCaatggcttcacttttcagaccagGACCTTTGATGACATGGTGACTGCAGTTTATGTGACGGAGACAGTCTGACTCAAATAAGAGGATATTTTTCAGGATAATAAACATCCATGCCACCATAACTGTTTACTGTGTGACTTAGTTTAAAGACAGTCAGCgagaaaatgtttcttttttcatcacagGGGGTCTCGGATTGTCCAACACCATGTATGCACGACTGGCAGAGATCACCTCATTAGATGGCTCTATTGCTGTAACACTGGCTGCCCATCAGGCCATTGGACTAAAGGTAAAGATAAAATGATGTAACAGAGTTGCACATGGTTGATCATCTTGGGAGTATGATAACATGTGGGGACGTTTCCTATGATTCGCTAACAGCTGTTTGGTGTTTCAGGGGATTCTGATTGCAGGGAGTGAAGCACAGAAGCAGAAGTATTTGCCCAAATTGGCCTCAGGAGAACACATAGCAGCTTTCTGTCTGACAGAGCCTGGAAGGTAAAGGCATTCAAAGCTCATTTACATGTTGACAGTTTGCCCCTGAAGCCAGAGACGTGTGGACATCCGTGCATGCTTCTTCATACAAGACAAGGTGTTTTGTGTAGATCAGTTTACCTATGGCTCTGCTAGAACAGAGTTTGTTTACGAGTTtgtcaacaacaaacaaagtgAATAAACGTTTGCATGTAGGATttctcacaaacacattatGCATCACCACGAGGcctttaaacatgtttgaatgaatTTTCTTTACTTATAAAACAGAGTTTATTATTTGAGAGTGTCTACATCTGTGCTggatttaattaattacaaatctAGAAGTCCTGGAGGGAAACCAGATACAGGATTTGTAGCTCAGGATTTGTTATCCATAGTCCAGATTTCAATCTAATCCAGTTAATTATTAATCCATTTAACTCAACATTAGGATATGCTTTGGGACCTAGACTATGTTTGAGTGGTCCAGTTATAATATCTTAAGGGGACACCTGCCAGCCAGTCAGAAATGAGCACTTTCCATTGCCAGGGTGAAATTGTGACAGAATCTATACTTTGTGTCCCAGTATATGGTTGGATTAGCTTCACTTATACTCAGTTGGTTCATTTCAGTGGAAGCGATGCAGCCTCTATTCAGACCCGAGCAACGCTGTCAGAAGACGGAAAACATTACCTGATCAACGGATCGAAGGTGAGATGAATCAAGTCCACAAATGTTTGATCTGGGCTTCAAATGTACATCGTAAAATCCTCTCACATTATTCAATTTGCCTTGAACTCTAAACATCCCCTGTCTTTCAATGTGTTTCATCAGATTTGGATTTCAAACGGAGGGATGGCTGATATTATGACGGTGTTTGCGAGGTCAGAGGTGGTTGTAGATGGCGTGAAGAAAGATAAGATCTCTGCCTTTATCGTGGAGAGGGCTTTCGGGGGAATCACTAGTGGCAAGCCTGAGGACAAACTTGGCATCCGGGGCTCCAACAGTAAGCCTGTCATGATTTTGGACAACAAGATAAACACTCAGAATGGTCTTGGTAGAGTTTGTGTCCTTCCCTTCCAGTTTGTAATgtaactttttgtcttttttcagcTTGTGAAGTATCCTATGAGAACGTCCCAGTGCCACTGGAGAATGTAATTGGAGAAATAGGTGGTGGATTCAAGGTAAGTTGTATACTGTCCTAAACACAAACTATTGTACATGGCCATTATCTGTAAGGTTGTGTTGGTTTTAACACCAAAGTTTTTCTTTGTATTGGACAGATTGCCATGAACATCCTCAACTCAGGGAGATTCAGTATGGGTAGTTCTTCTGCTGGAATGATAAAAAAGCTGATAGGTAAAAACCCCTACAGAGCAAGTGAGATAACTGATTAAGAATTTAAGGTTGAGTTTTGTGGCATTCTTTCTGTTTGACATTATCTCTCTCTGGCTTGTTGTAGAGTTGACCGCTGAGTATGCTGCAACCAGGAAGCAGTTTAACAAAAGCCTGAGTGAATTTGGTATGATTCAGGTACGTTCCACTTCTCCCTCATTAGAGTCTAGTGAATAATCACCACAATTCAGTCTGCACAGAAGTGACTAAGGTGTGTGATTGCCTCTGTACTGTAGGAGAAGTTTGCATTGATGACCATTAATGCATTTGTGATGGAGAGCATGGCATACCTGACAGCAGGAATGATGGACAAACCAGGACTTCCAGACTGTTCCGTAGAGGCCGCCATGGTCAAGGTTAGACACGTTTGTCATCAAACCTTGTTCATGTTAAACCAGTATAAAACCAAAAAATTCTCATGATGTGTATTCTCTATCATCTGTGCAGGTGTTCAGCTCAGAGGGAGGTTGGATTTGTGTGAGTGAAGCTCTTCAGGTCCTCGGAGGTCTGGGTTATACAAAGAACTACCCCTTCGAGCGCTACGTCAGGGACTGTCGCATCCTGCCTATCTTTGAGGTACTGAGAATTTTTAGACATGAATAGTTTACATTCTTTAATTAGGTTCAAATTATCCATGTTGGGTTTTTTCATGACTGACTAAG
It encodes:
- the acad9 gene encoding complex I assembly factor ACAD9, mitochondrial; this encodes MMNVNRFVSLSKSLQVGKRIMVCNTTHTVREELSLQQRRCFKTQTRQLAYAKDLFLGQVNKAEVFPYPEIGNEEVDEINQLVAPVEKFFSEEVDSSRIDREAKIPPETLNGLKELGLFGVQIPEEYGGLGLSNTMYARLAEITSLDGSIAVTLAAHQAIGLKGILIAGSEAQKQKYLPKLASGEHIAAFCLTEPGSGSDAASIQTRATLSEDGKHYLINGSKIWISNGGMADIMTVFARSEVVVDGVKKDKISAFIVERAFGGITSGKPEDKLGIRGSNTCEVSYENVPVPLENVIGEIGGGFKIAMNILNSGRFSMGSSSAGMIKKLIELTAEYAATRKQFNKSLSEFGMIQEKFALMTINAFVMESMAYLTAGMMDKPGLPDCSVEAAMVKVFSSEGGWICVSEALQVLGGLGYTKNYPFERYVRDCRILPIFEGTNEILRMYIALTGMQYAGKVLTGKIKEMKKGNIGLAMGMLSKKLKSSLGGSVDYGLTGKDGVVHPSLAESAKKFEQNANSFGSTVESLLYRYGKTIVDEQLVLKRVADVLINLYAMTAVLSRASRSISIGLRNHDHEVLLANTFCSDVHFKNNYLMTQLQKHSPENNDASIKKIAKEVLDNRAYICSHPLERTY